The window CCTTGGCAGCGGCCTCGTAGTTTCCTTCGGCAAAGAGGTTTTGACCTTTAGTCCAGTAATAGTCGCCGGCCAGGGGGCTGTCCGGGCGGTTGCCGAGGTACTCCTCCATGTCCTTGCCGCTGCGGTAGTAGCAGCTCTGGATGCCCAGCTCCGCGTCCTCGACGCGCGGGTCCTCCGGGAAGGCCTCGACGAAGGCCTGGAAGGCCGTGATCGCGGCCTGATCCTGCTGCTGGTTGTAGTGGCAGTTGGCCAGGCCGAAGGCGGCGTCGGCGGCGTGCGGGCCGTCCGGGGCGCGCTTCTGCAGCGTCAGGTAGCTGGCGCGAGCCTGCTCGAACTGGGCCAGGCCGAACTGGGTGTCGGCGAGGCGGTACAGGGCCTCCTCGGCCTCGCTCGCCCGCGGGTAGCTCGTGACCAGCTTCTTCCAGGCCTCCACCGCGTTCTCGTAGTACTGCAGGCGGTAGTAGCAGTCGCCCTGGTTCAGCAGCGCGGCCGCGGCCTGCGGGCCCTCGGGGTTGCGCTCGAGGAAGCGGGTGATCTCCTCCAGGGCCTTCTGGTAGTCGTGCTGGTTGAAGTAGAGCGCGCCGAGGGCCAGCGAGTTGCCGCCCTCCTCGCTGTCGGCGTTGGCCAGCTCGAAGAGGAACTTCTCCTGCTCCTCGAGGGCCAGGTCGTACTCGCCGATCTGGCTGTAGCTGGCGACGAGGCCCTGCAGGCTGGCCGCCGCCACCTCGCTGCGCGGGTAGCCCGTCAGCACCAGCCGGTACATGCCGCCCGCCTCGCGGAAGAGGCCCTCGTGGTAGTAGGCCTCGCCGAGCTGGTAGTAGGTCCGCGCGCGCCAGGGGCTGGGCGTGGGCAGCAGGCGGTTGGCGATGAAGTGGTAGTTGGTGATCAGGCGGTCGTACTGCTCCAGCTTCAGGTAGGTGTCGGTGGCCAGGAACAGCGCCCGCTCGCCGGCGTCGGTGTTGACGTGCCGGTCCATGACGTTCTGGAATTCGCGCACCGCGAGGTCGTACTCCTGCAGCTCCTTGTGGGAGTAGCCCAGGAGCACCTGGACCCGGGCGGCCAGCGGGTCGCCGGGGAAGATCTCCAGGAACTCGTGCGCCATCAGGATGGCCTGCGGGTAGTTCTTCTCGGCGATGTAGGCGTAGACGACCTTGTGCATGGCGGCGCTGGCCAGGTCGGAGTCCTGGTAGCCCTTGACCACCTCGGTGAAGGCGAAGATGGCGTGGCTGGTGCGCCCGAGCGCCATCCAGGCCGAGCCCATCAGGTAGTTGGCCGGCGCGCAGATCGGCTCGCCGCCGAGGTCCTTGCAGAGGTCCTCGAGCTTGCGCACGCACTCGTTGTACTCGCCGGAGCGGTAGTCCACGCAGGCCTGCTTGTAGCGGGCCATCGGCACGAACTTGCTCTCGGGGTACCCCTCGAGGAAGTCGCGGTAGCTGCGCGCGGCCACCTTGTTCTGGTCGCTGTTGTAGAAGGCCTCCGCGACGCTGAACGCGGCGTCGTCGGCCAGCGGGCTGTCCGGGTAGAGCCGCAGGGCCTGCCGGTAGCGCTGCACGGCCAGGATGTACTGGCCGGTGGCCTCGAGGCAGCGGCCGAGGTAGTAGAGGCCCAGGTCCGTGTCCACCTTGTCGAAGTGCTGGGTGGCCGCCTCGTAGTCCTGCTTGACGTAGGCGAACAGCCCCAGGACGAACTGCACCTGCGGCAGCTTCTGGTAGCCGGGCCGGTCTGCCAGCAGCTGCTTGTAGGTCTTCTCCACGCTGCGCCAGTCCTGCATCGAGGCCTGGGTCTGCCCCATGGCGAACAGGGCCTCGCCGGCGAGGAAGCTGTCCGTGCTCTGCTGCAGCAGCTGCGTGAAGGTCTCCAGGGCCCGGTCCCGCTTGCCCAGGTTGTACTGGCACTCGCCCCGGCGCAGCAGCGCGCTGCCCGCGAGGAACGGGTCGCCGCCCTTGAACTTCCCGACGCGGTCGTACTCGCGCAGCGCCGTGTCGTAGTCGCCGTTGCAGAAGTAGCACTCGGCCACCATGTACTGGGCGCGGGCCGCGCGGTCGGTCTTCTTGTAGTGCGTCAGGTACAGCTGGTACTGCTGCAGCGCGTTGCCCTTGTCCGCGTCGCGGGCGAAGGTGTCGCCGGCGGCGCGCCAGAGCGCGTCCTCGTTCGGGACCACCGCGTCGTCGTCGCCGGCGAAGGCCGGCGGGGCGGCGAGGACCAGCAGGGCCAGCAGGGCCGGCAGGGCCCAAGAGGCCGGCAGGGTCCAAGAGGCCGGCAGGGCCCAAGGGGCCGGGCGCCGGGCGGCACTGTATCGTTTCATCGGTCGTCCTCTCGCGATTTCAGGCTCTCGGAACCGTCGACGTCGATGCGGATCGGGGTCCGGGTCCGGTTGCGGAAGCCCATGATCTCCACCTGGACCACGTGCTCCCATTCCTGGCCGAGGTCGTCCAGGACCACGACGGTGGCGCGGTAGACGCCGTCGCCCACCAGCCGGCCGTTCTCGTCCTCGCCGCCCCAGTCCACGGACTCCGGCGGCGGGCCCTCCTCGAAGATGCGGCGGACCAGCTCGCCCTGGTCGTCGCGGATCTCCACGCGCCACTCCGCCACCTCGCCGCGCAGCGCCGTGTCGATGCCGAAGGACACGCTGCGGTCGTTGCCCGACGGGCTGAAGCGCAGGCGGTCGCTGTGGATCTCGACGCCGTCGGTGATGCCGAAGCGCATCGTGGCGCTGACCACCGTCGTGGAGCCGAGGTCGTGCGCGACGTGGGCGTAGTCGAGCTGCCAGTTCTGCCAGCGCACGCCGGCCCCGAAGCTGGTCTGGTCGCGGACGGTGTCGTAGCCGCCGCGCAGCACCAGCTGGCGCAGGGGCCAGGCCTCGATGCCGCCCTGGAAGTCCAGGTCCATCAGGTCGGTGCGGACCAGGTCGGTCAGCACGAGCATGCGGTTGTTGAAGAAGTGCAGGCCGGCGCCGGCGCGCAGGGTCCGGGCCAGCTTCTCCGGCTCTTCGAGCAGCGTGATCTCGGGCTGCAGGGCGTTCTGGTAGGAGATGCCCAGGCTGAGCCGGCGCTCGGGCCGCAGGTAGAGGCCCACGTCGGCGCCGTAGCCCGAGCCGGTGAAGCCGCCCACGTCCTGGGAGATCGACTTCAGGGTGGCGCCCCAGCCCATGCGGCTGTTGCCGCGGGCGTAGGTGAGCGCGAAGATCCCCTCCTTCTCCTGGAAGGTGTCGGTCATGTCGACCCACTCCGTCGCGCGCTCGAACTCGCCGCTGTCGGTGAAGGTGCCGCTGAAGGCGAAGGTGCCCCGCCCCTCGCTCGGCAGCCCGAACGCCACGTACGAGTAGCGGGTGTCGCCGAAGAGGGTGGCGCCCATCGCCGTCACCTCCATGGTGCGCAGCTGCGACAGGGCGGCCGGGTTCCAGTAGATGGTGGCGACGTCGCCGCCGAGCGCGCCGACGGCCCCGCCGAGGGCGAGGCTGCGGGCGCTGCTGCCGAAGCGCAGGAAGGCGCCGGGCGCGCCCCCGTCCTGGCCGGCGAGGACCGGTCCGGCGGCCAGCAGGGCCGCCAGGAGCAGGAGCGCGGGGTATCGTCGTCCCGCCGCGCCGCGGGCGCGTCGGGGGTGCTGGCGCTGGTTGTCGTCCGCGTGGCGCTTCATGGCCTCTCCTACTTCACCACCGCGATCTTGCGGCGGAAATCGAAGCCCTGGCCGGTCACCCGGCAGATGTAGCCGCCGTTGGCCACCACGTCGCCCTGGCCGTTGCGGCCGTCCCAGGCGAACTCGGTGGTCTGGTCGGCGGCGGCGTTCAGGTGGTGATTCAGCACGATCGCCCCGTAGAGGTCGTAGATCGTGATGTTCACGGTACCGGCGGCCGTCGGTTTGAACAGGATCCGCGTCAGCTCGCGCACGGGGTTGAACGGGTTGGGGCGGTTGGTGATCTCCCGGTCCCCGTCCAGCGCCTCCGTGGTGTACAGCACGACCTGGCGCAGCGCCTCCTGCACGCCGGTACTCTCTTCGGCCAGGAAGCGCAGGACATGAATCCCGGATTCGCCCGGGACCAGGTCGCCCAGGGTGAAGGGGCCCTCGTAGACGGTCAGCGGCTCCACGCCGTCGGACTGGTCGACGTCGAAACGGATGGTCGTGGTCGCCTCGGGGATCCCGGGGATCGCCGTCAGGGCGATCTGCGTGTCCTCGCTGACGTACCAGCCGTCGAGGTACTCGCTGGCGACGCCCGTGAACGACAGGGTGGTGACCGGCGGCCCGGCCACGCTCAGCAGGACCTCCTCGGGATCGAGGGCGTCCACGACGGCCCGCAGCAGGATGTCCGTCGTGCCGTAGGCGCCCACGCGCAGGGTCGTCTCGGCGGTGCCGTCGCTGCCGGTCGTCAGGTTCACCGTGCCGACGCGCGCCTGGCCGAACGTGGCCTCGCCGGCGCGGATCTCGAAGGAGGCGGCGGCGCGCGGGGCCGGGTTGCCGCCCTCGTCGCGCGCCGCGACGCGGACGCGGATCTGCTGGTCGGGCCGCAGGACGCGATCGAAGGGCGAGCCGTCCGTCTCGTGCAGGCTCAGGGTGAAGAACTGCGCCGGCGCGGCGAGCACGGTGATCAGCCGGCTGAGCACGTCGCCTCCGGCGGCGTCGGTCACGCGCAGGTAGATCGACTCGGCGCGATCGTAGGCCTGGTCCTCGAGCTGCGCGCGGCCCTCGACGGTGGCGCCGTAGGTGAAGCGCAGCACGCCGGCCGGGACCAGCGACGGGTCTGGGCGCACCGCGCCCGACCAGGCGTTGATCGCCGAGATGCTGAAGGTCTCGTCGTAGCCGGTGACCAGGCGGCCCGTGGTCACGTCGACCCGCGTCACCGACAGCGGCCAGGGCTCGCCGGCGACGACCGTGTCGGGGGCCGTCACGGCGTAGGTCACGCCCACCGGGATGACCGTCACCACGGCGCTGTCGGTGGTGCGGCCGCGCTCGTCGGACACGCGGATGATGATGCGCTCGCTGACGCCGTAGCTCTGCGTCGCGATGTCGGCGGCGCCCTGCAACAGCGTCCACTCCGTGATGCCCAGCTGCCCGTCGGGGGAGCCGAAGTCGTAGCGCAGCGCCTCCAGGGAGATGCGGTTGCCCGCCGGCACCGTCGCGCCGGAGGCCGGGTTGACCAGGCGCACGCCCACCGCGAAGCGCGAGGGCGGCCCCACGAAGGTCGTGTCCGGGACGCTGACCTCGTAGACGGCCTCCGCCACCGGGATGGTCACGTGGCCCTGGCCCGCCTCGGGGTGCTGGGTGTCGTCGGCGTTCAGGGTCAGGTTGCCGGCGCCGTCGAGCACGACCCCGACCTGCCGGCGGCCGCCGACGAACGGGGCGTGGTAGTCCGCGGGGTTCTGCCAGGCGAACAGGTCGGGCTCCGAGCAGTCCAGCTCCAGGGCGCCGCCGTCCAGCGACGTGACGGGATTGAAGAACTGGTCGACCGCGCGCAGCTCCACGACGAAGGGCTCGCCCGCCGTCTGGACGACCGGCGCGCCGGTCTTGCCGGTGCCGGCCTCGGCGCCGGGCTCGGGCGTCTCGCCGGGAGCGACGATCTGCAGCTGCTTGAAGCCGTCGGCGGCCAGGCGGCAGCTGTTGGAGAAGCCCTCGTTGCCATCGCCGTCGAGGACGCGGAAGTAGACCTCCTCGGCCAGCGTGTAGGTCTGCTGGACGTCGGCGTGGCCGCCGACGAGCATCTGCTGGACGGTGCCCAGCACGCCGCCGCCGGCCTCGGCGGTGGCGGCGCTGAGCACCGAGATCTGGATCAGGCCGCTGTGGGCCGCCACGCGCTCGCCGGTGTTGCTGTCGATCAGGTCGATCGACAGCGGGAAGGTGGCCGGGCCGCCGACGGTTGCGTTCGCGGGCGCCGCGACGTCGTAGTAGAGGCCGCCCGTCTGCATCGTCACGATCCCGCTCGTGGCCTGGCGCCCGAAGTCGTCGGACACCCGGACGCGCAGGTCTTCCAGGGCGCTGTAGCTCTGGTCGCTGATGAACGAGACGCCGTTGACCAGGTAGACCTCCGCGGTGCCGAGCACGCCGGAGCCGGGCGCGAAGCCAGCCTGCAGCGGCGTCAGGACGACGCGATGGTCGGCGCCGGCGACGGGATCCCCGGTGTCGGGGTCGAGCAGACGGACGGTCATCGCGAAGCCCGGCATCCCGCCGGTCTGGGCCGCGGCGGGCACCGTGACCTCGTAGACGTACGGACGGCGCACCGGCACCTCGACGGTCTGCCCCGGCAGCTGCGGGGCGTCGAGGTCGCTCACGGTCACGCCCACCTCGCCCTCGGCCACCAGGAAGGCGTCGACGGCGCGGCCGCCGAGGAAGAAGGGCGCGTCCTGCGGGTCGGGGTTGTCGGGCCAGGAGAACGAGCCGTCGGTCGTCGCCAGGTGGATCCGGCCGGAGGACTCGTCGCCGATCGGGTTCCAGTACTGGTCCACGGCGCGCACGGCCAGCGGGAACGGCTCGCCCGAGCGCTGGGTGTCCGGCAGGGCCGACTTGCCGGTGGCCGCGAACGCGGCCGCTCCCGGCCGCGCCGTCTCGCCCGGCGCCAGCAGCTGCAGCCGCTGGTAGCCGGCGGGCCGGACGGTGAACAGGGGGCTGTCGCCGGCCAGGCCGCTGGGGTCGAAGGCGCGCACGGCGAACTCGCCGGCCTGCGTGTAGGTCTGCTGGAAGCTGACCTGGCCGTCGACGAGGCGGCGCGAGGTGATGCCGACGGCGCCCGCGCCGAGCGCGCCGGCGTTGTCGACGATCGCGACGCTGAAGAAGCGGTCGTCGTCCACCAGCGACCCGGTCTCGGTGTCGCGCAGCCGCACCGTCACCGGGAAGGCCGCCGGCGGTCCCGCCACGGGCAGCGGGGTCGTGCCGACCGTGACGTCGTACCACAGGCCGTTGGGATCCATGCGGATGATGTCGCTGTAGCCGAGGCGGCCGGAGGTGTCGCTGACCTCGATGACGATGCGGCTGGCGACGTCGTAACCCTGGGTGGGGATCGCGACGACGCCGGCGGTCAGCTGGGCGTCCGTCACCAGCAGCACGCCCGGGGCGGGCTGCAGGGTCGGCGTCAGGGCGCGCAGCGTGACCTGGTTGTAGGCGTTGGTCATGACGGTGCCCGCCTCGTCCACCAGCTCCACGGTCATGGCGAAGGAGCTCGGCGGCCCGACCAGCGCCGTGTCGGGGGTCGTGATGCGGTACTGGGCGCCGGCGGCGACCTGCACGACCACGTCGTGGCCCAGGATCCCGGCGTCGGTCAGGTCGTAGGCCGTCAGCGTGACGTAGCCGAGGCTCGACAGGGCCACGGGGAACACGATCTCGCCGGCGGCCAGCGCCTGGCCGTTGTTCAGCGGGTTGCCGGGGACGAGCGAGCCCTCGTCGCTGCCCAGGTGGATGTTGTGGAAGCCGTTGTCGACCCGGTTCCAGAAGCGGTCGACGGCGTGGACGGTCAGCGGGAACTGCAGCGTCGCGGTCTGCACCGCGGGCGCGCCGGTCTTGCCGTCGACCTCGGGGCCGCCGGGGTTCGGCGTCTCGCCCGGCGCGATCGCCTGCAGGCGGGTGAACGCGTCCGGGGTCACCGTCGCGAGGCTGGAATCGCGGCGGGCGGACAGCGCGAGGTCCCGCACGCGCAGCGTCTGCGCCGTCGCCGTGCGGAAGGACAGCGCGAAGTCCGTGGAACCGTCGGGCTCCAGCGGCATGTCGTTGGCCGAGATCAGGTCGGCGTAGGAGCTGCTCGACACCCTGACGATCGGGCTGGCGGGCGTCGGGTTCCACCAGGCGTCCAGGGCGGTCACCGCCGCGGTCGCCGCCGCGCCGGCGACCACCGGCAGCGGGTCGCCGAACTTGCCGGGCGCCTCGCCCGGCGTGGCTGTCTCGCCCGGCAGCAGGACCTGCAGGCCGACGTAGGCGCCGGGCAGGACGTCGAAGGGGTTGCTCACGCCCGAACGGCCGTAGACGTCGTCGACGGCCGACACGGTGATCCCCCGGTCGGCGCGCGTGATGCGCAGGCTGCCGCGCCACACGCCCTGGTAGACGCCGGTGCCGAAGCCGTCGGCAAGGCTGATGCGCAGCGGCGACAGCACGTCGCCGCCCACGTTCAGGCTCAGCGAGACGCTGTCGGTGTAGGTGCGGATGTGGTTGCCGTAGGCGTCGCGCGCGATCACGGTGAGGTTCGGCAGCCAGGCGCCGGCCTGGTGGTCGGGCACCGGCTCGAGGATGTCGGTCGGGTCGGGGTTGTTGCCGTCGTTGACGCCGATCTCGAAGTGGTCGATCACGCCGGCCTCGACCGGGATGAGCGCGGACGCGGTGCGGGAGCTCACCGGGTCGGTGGCGGTGACCAGCTGCTGGTTCGGATCGGCCAGGGTCTCGAGCGTGACCTGGAAGACGCCGGTGCCGGTCTGCAGGCTCTGGGGCGCCGCGGGGAGGGTCGCCTGGGGATCGGTGCTCGTGAACACCAGCTGGATCGGCAGGAACGGACTCACCGCGCCGATCGGGTTGTAATAGTAGTCGGTGGCGATGACCTGGACGTTGAACGGCGAGCCCGCGTCCTGCGGGGACGGAATGCCGATCTTGCCGGGCGCGTAGATCGTGCCGGCGTCCAGAGTCTCGCCGGGCGCGATCACCATCAGCCGCTGGTAGGTGTTCGGCGAGACGCGCAGCGGGCTCGAGAAGCTGTCCGCCTGGCCGCCGACGCCGGCCTGCAGCAGCTGGTCGCCGTGCGTCGCCATCAGGGCGCTGTAGACGCCGGTGCCGTTCAGGGTGATGACGCCGCTCTCGATCAGGCTGCCGCCGCCGTCCAACAGCAGCAGGTGGCCCGTCGGGCAGGTGACCGCGACGGTGCGCGCGCCCGAGACGAGGTTGCCGTAACGGTCCACGGCCCGGATCTCCAACGGCTCGACCATCTGCCCGGCGACGATCGGCGTGGGCAGGCCGATGTTGCCGCCGAAGGCCGGGTCGTTCAGGCCCGGGGTCCAGGTCTGGCCCGGCAGCGTGAACAGGACCTTCTCCATGGGACCCGCGTTCACCTGGAAGTCGCCCGACAGCGTCACCACGCCGGTGTTGCTGTCGACGATCAGCCGGGCGCTGAACGCGCGCTTGGTCACCTGCACCGACGCGTTCAGGACGCCGGCGACGAAGTTGTTGCTGGTGGCGATCAGGTAGTCCGCGCTCTCGTCGCCGGCGCCGATGCGGACGCGCATCGAGACGGGCCCGTTGTACGGGAACACGTTGTTGAACGAGTCGTAGGCGCGCACCCGGATCTGGAACGGGGTCGTGGTCGCCTGCACGGCGTTGGTGTCGAGCACGGCGTAGTCGAACGAGAAGTGGTGCAGCCCGGCCGGGTTGACCTGGACGTTGGCCGAGCTCGAGGTCGAGATGGCCCCGGAGGCGGTGACGGTCACCTGGCGCAGGCCCGAGGTCATCAGCGTGGCCGACTGGTCCTGGACGGTGTTGCTGCTCATGGCGCCGCCGGCGGGCAGCGACACGCCGGGCGCCGCGTCGTTCGCGCTCCAGGCCAGCGTCGGGAAGGGGGCGCCCGCCACGGGGTTCCAGTACTGGTCGGTGGCGTAGACGTCGATGCCGGTGAACGGGAAGCCCGAGATCTGGGCGATCGCCGTGCCGCTGCGGCCCGGGCTGACGCCCGGCGTGAGGGTCTGGCCCGGCAGCAGCAGCACGACCCGGCTCAGGGCCCCCGGGTAGAGGGGAGCGACGAGCCCGCTGCCGGCCGCGGCCGCGGCCTGGGTCGGGTAGACGACGGTGTTCAGGGCGTTGACGGTGTTCTGCTGCAGCGAGGGGTCGGTGCCCTGGAACACCACGGCGACCGTGGCGACGCCGAACGTGAACGAGCCGCCGCTGACGGTGATCGACGGGCCGGCGGTGAAGTGGCCGAGGGCCGGCGTCAGCACCACGTCGTCGTCGAAGTTGCGGACGGCCGCGTTCAGGAAGTCGCGGGCGGTCACGGTCAGCGTGACGGCCTGGCCGACGTACTTGTCGCCGGCCGGCACGCCGAATTCGAAGTGGTGGACGAAGTTGTAGCAGTTGAGCTCCACCTGGGCGAACGGCACCGAACCGTCGTCCTGGTCCGCGACGCGCAGCCGCACCGGCTGGCCGTCGTCCAGGAAGTCGATCCCGGCGAAGATGTGCTCGCCGTTCTGCAGGTAGGCCGATTCCGGCATGTTCGCGGCCACGTCCGGCGAGGAGAGCGCGGCGCGGATGTAGTCCGCCGCGGTGTCGGTCGTGCCGTCGGCGTTCACCGCCCGCACGAGCACGCTGAACTGCTCGTAGATGGTCACCGACGGCCGGCCGTCGACGATCTCGGGGTTGATCACCGAGATCTCGAGGTGGTCGAACGCCTGGGCGACCGCCGGGACCAGGGCCAGGAGGCCCGTGGCCAGGACGGTGGCGAACCTGCTGCGCTTGCGCTCGTTCATGGTCATCCCGCCGTGGAAGGGAGCCTGGGACGTCCGGGGTGCGGACGGCCGTGCAGAATGCAAAGCCGGGCAAGGAGATCCGGCGTTGCGGCACGGGCCAGCGGGTCCAGGTGCAAGCGATATGCCACAGGTCGGGGTGAGCGCCGATTACGTAACATCCTTTTGCACAGGACATTGCAGTCGTCCCGACTTGCGGGTCGCAATGTGCTCGTGGACGGGGGGTTGGCCTCCGGAGCGGGGACGCCGGACCGGTACCGGCGAACCGCCGGGGAGCGCCGCGGCTCCCGGCCGGTGCTGAAGTCGGCATCCGCGATCGCGACGAGGGTGGATCGGGTCAGGCATTTCCTGTCCGCGGGCGAGCCGACCGTGCAAGATCCGATGACGACGCGACGGGGACCATCGCGGCGCCGATGAGTCGGATGTCGGCGATCGATTGGGGGTTGTTCGCAGCCGTCGCCTGTGATTAAGTTCCCCGGCGCCGGCGGCCCGCGCGGGGCCGCCCTCGGTGGACGTACGATCGGGAGAACACATCTTGTCCAGGACCGCCAGGCGCCCGCGGCTGACCGCCGCCACCGCCGACCCCCACTGGCTTTACGAGAACGCCGTGCAGAACCCCGAGGCCGAGGTCGAGTTCATCGACCGCGCCTTCGCCGCCGCCTACGGGCGCCTCCCGCGCGACCTGCGCGAGGATTTCTGCGGCACGCTGAACCTGGGCAGCTGCTGGATCCGCCGACGGCCGGACAACACGGCCCTGGGCGTAGACCTGGACGGCCCC of the bacterium genome contains:
- a CDS encoding tetratricopeptide repeat protein translates to MKRYSAARRPAPWALPASWTLPASWALPALLALLVLAAPPAFAGDDDAVVPNEDALWRAAGDTFARDADKGNALQQYQLYLTHYKKTDRAARAQYMVAECYFCNGDYDTALREYDRVGKFKGGDPFLAGSALLRRGECQYNLGKRDRALETFTQLLQQSTDSFLAGEALFAMGQTQASMQDWRSVEKTYKQLLADRPGYQKLPQVQFVLGLFAYVKQDYEAATQHFDKVDTDLGLYYLGRCLEATGQYILAVQRYRQALRLYPDSPLADDAAFSVAEAFYNSDQNKVAARSYRDFLEGYPESKFVPMARYKQACVDYRSGEYNECVRKLEDLCKDLGGEPICAPANYLMGSAWMALGRTSHAIFAFTEVVKGYQDSDLASAAMHKVVYAYIAEKNYPQAILMAHEFLEIFPGDPLAARVQVLLGYSHKELQEYDLAVREFQNVMDRHVNTDAGERALFLATDTYLKLEQYDRLITNYHFIANRLLPTPSPWRARTYYQLGEAYYHEGLFREAGGMYRLVLTGYPRSEVAAASLQGLVASYSQIGEYDLALEEQEKFLFELANADSEEGGNSLALGALYFNQHDYQKALEEITRFLERNPEGPQAAAALLNQGDCYYRLQYYENAVEAWKKLVTSYPRASEAEEALYRLADTQFGLAQFEQARASYLTLQKRAPDGPHAADAAFGLANCHYNQQQDQAAITAFQAFVEAFPEDPRVEDAELGIQSCYYRSGKDMEEYLGNRPDSPLAGDYYWTKGQNLFAEGNYEAAAKAFEKVTMDYADSESAPGALFYLAESYYRLEQMPMALAGYRNFLKTNPDHELVGLSRFREGTVLYKTEQYADAAEAYEYLVDTMPAGEYSPLALFNAGLCYQELEDWPAAIGSLVRFQADYPDDERAKGLSFQIATLYQDELGDYENAATAYQKALEKGEAGIEEIGYRQGQCYEKLDRIEQAVASYEMSASGADVAAPHRIASLAQIGQISEERGDWNAAVQAYNRIVQTNGKPEWTAMAEGRLAEIQAMTAGN
- a CDS encoding PorV/PorQ family protein, whose translation is MKRHADDNQRQHPRRARGAAGRRYPALLLLAALLAAGPVLAGQDGGAPGAFLRFGSSARSLALGGAVGALGGDVATIYWNPAALSQLRTMEVTAMGATLFGDTRYSYVAFGLPSEGRGTFAFSGTFTDSGEFERATEWVDMTDTFQEKEGIFALTYARGNSRMGWGATLKSISQDVGGFTGSGYGADVGLYLRPERRLSLGISYQNALQPEITLLEEPEKLARTLRAGAGLHFFNNRMLVLTDLVRTDLMDLDFQGGIEAWPLRQLVLRGGYDTVRDQTSFGAGVRWQNWQLDYAHVAHDLGSTTVVSATMRFGITDGVEIHSDRLRFSPSGNDRSVSFGIDTALRGEVAEWRVEIRDDQGELVRRIFEEGPPPESVDWGGEDENGRLVGDGVYRATVVVLDDLGQEWEHVVQVEIMGFRNRTRTPIRIDVDGSESLKSREDDR
- a CDS encoding FlgD immunoglobulin-like domain containing protein; this encodes MNERKRSRFATVLATGLLALVPAVAQAFDHLEISVINPEIVDGRPSVTIYEQFSVLVRAVNADGTTDTAADYIRAALSSPDVAANMPESAYLQNGEHIFAGIDFLDDGQPVRLRVADQDDGSVPFAQVELNCYNFVHHFEFGVPAGDKYVGQAVTLTVTARDFLNAAVRNFDDDVVLTPALGHFTAGPSITVSGGSFTFGVATVAVVFQGTDPSLQQNTVNALNTVVYPTQAAAAAGSGLVAPLYPGALSRVVLLLPGQTLTPGVSPGRSGTAIAQISGFPFTGIDVYATDQYWNPVAGAPFPTLAWSANDAAPGVSLPAGGAMSSNTVQDQSATLMTSGLRQVTVTASGAISTSSSANVQVNPAGLHHFSFDYAVLDTNAVQATTTPFQIRVRAYDSFNNVFPYNGPVSMRVRIGAGDESADYLIATSNNFVAGVLNASVQVTKRAFSARLIVDSNTGVVTLSGDFQVNAGPMEKVLFTLPGQTWTPGLNDPAFGGNIGLPTPIVAGQMVEPLEIRAVDRYGNLVSGARTVAVTCPTGHLLLLDGGGSLIESGVITLNGTGVYSALMATHGDQLLQAGVGGQADSFSSPLRVSPNTYQRLMVIAPGETLDAGTIYAPGKIGIPSPQDAGSPFNVQVIATDYYYNPIGAVSPFLPIQLVFTSTDPQATLPAAPQSLQTGTGVFQVTLETLADPNQQLVTATDPVSSRTASALIPVEAGVIDHFEIGVNDGNNPDPTDILEPVPDHQAGAWLPNLTVIARDAYGNHIRTYTDSVSLSLNVGGDVLSPLRISLADGFGTGVYQGVWRGSLRITRADRGITVSAVDDVYGRSGVSNPFDVLPGAYVGLQVLLPGETATPGEAPGKFGDPLPVVAGAAATAAVTALDAWWNPTPASPIVRVSSSSYADLISANDMPLEPDGSTDFALSFRTATAQTLRVRDLALSARRDSSLATVTPDAFTRLQAIAPGETPNPGGPEVDGKTGAPAVQTATLQFPLTVHAVDRFWNRVDNGFHNIHLGSDEGSLVPGNPLNNGQALAAGEIVFPVALSSLGYVTLTAYDLTDAGILGHDVVVQVAAGAQYRITTPDTALVGPPSSFAMTVELVDEAGTVMTNAYNQVTLRALTPTLQPAPGVLLVTDAQLTAGVVAIPTQGYDVASRIVIEVSDTSGRLGYSDIIRMDPNGLWYDVTVGTTPLPVAGPPAAFPVTVRLRDTETGSLVDDDRFFSVAIVDNAGALGAGAVGITSRRLVDGQVSFQQTYTQAGEFAVRAFDPSGLAGDSPLFTVRPAGYQRLQLLAPGETARPGAAAFAATGKSALPDTQRSGEPFPLAVRAVDQYWNPIGDESSGRIHLATTDGSFSWPDNPDPQDAPFFLGGRAVDAFLVAEGEVGVTVSDLDAPQLPGQTVEVPVRRPYVYEVTVPAAAQTGGMPGFAMTVRLLDPDTGDPVAGADHRVVLTPLQAGFAPGSGVLGTAEVYLVNGVSFISDQSYSALEDLRVRVSDDFGRQATSGIVTMQTGGLYYDVAAPANATVGGPATFPLSIDLIDSNTGERVAAHSGLIQISVLSAATAEAGGGVLGTVQQMLVGGHADVQQTYTLAEEVYFRVLDGDGNEGFSNSCRLAADGFKQLQIVAPGETPEPGAEAGTGKTGAPVVQTAGEPFVVELRAVDQFFNPVTSLDGGALELDCSEPDLFAWQNPADYHAPFVGGRRQVGVVLDGAGNLTLNADDTQHPEAGQGHVTIPVAEAVYEVSVPDTTFVGPPSRFAVGVRLVNPASGATVPAGNRISLEALRYDFGSPDGQLGITEWTLLQGAADIATQSYGVSERIIIRVSDERGRTTDSAVVTVIPVGVTYAVTAPDTVVAGEPWPLSVTRVDVTTGRLVTGYDETFSISAINAWSGAVRPDPSLVPAGVLRFTYGATVEGRAQLEDQAYDRAESIYLRVTDAAGGDVLSRLITVLAAPAQFFTLSLHETDGSPFDRVLRPDQQIRVRVAARDEGGNPAPRAAASFEIRAGEATFGQARVGTVNLTTGSDGTAETTLRVGAYGTTDILLRAVVDALDPEEVLLSVAGPPVTTLSFTGVASEYLDGWYVSEDTQIALTAIPGIPEATTTIRFDVDQSDGVEPLTVYEGPFTLGDLVPGESGIHVLRFLAEESTGVQEALRQVVLYTTEALDGDREITNRPNPFNPVRELTRILFKPTAAGTVNITIYDLYGAIVLNHHLNAAADQTTEFAWDGRNGQGDVVANGGYICRVTGQGFDFRRKIAVVK